A window of the Acipenser ruthenus chromosome 30, fAciRut3.2 maternal haplotype, whole genome shotgun sequence genome harbors these coding sequences:
- the LOC131702707 gene encoding uncharacterized protein LOC131702707, translating into MPLQKLEETDNYLDRLNEAEKNLEAKVKRLEKAKNKLNGTLQILVETINEVKETEWCLKEAENTLNAIVCYLNDTGKELKDINNKLDDMERELKEMEMKMKKEIEDLLNNAKKKLSTVKDTKKKLDETKNNLHKTKDRMKVVKQDLNLTVPNLQVSENNLKPSVKDLNARVWKLEDSRSNLDVTLQKLEETDNYLDRLNEAEKNLEAKVKRLEKAKNKLNGTLQILVETINEVKETEWCLKEAENTLNAIVCYLNDTGKELKDINNKLDGMERELKEMEMKMKKEIEDLLKNANKKLENVTAKQKELDKTMKHVQKMKLTKEILVEAGSNLDVTLQKLRQNLVATVPRLEKTKKNLKATAQILIEANSELKEMENNLNDTVQGLNEIEIKLRELQREIEGHK; encoded by the coding sequence ATGCCTTTGCAGAAACTTGAGGAAACAGATAACTATCTGGATAGACTGAATGAGGCAGAGAAAAATCTGGAAGCCAAAGTGAAAAGACTGGAGAAGGCAAAGAACAAACTGAATGGCACACTGCAGATACTGGTGGAGACAATTAATGAAGTGAAGGAGACAGAGTGGTGCCTGAAGGAGGCAGAGAACACTCTGAATGCCATCGTGTGTTATCTGAATGACACAGGTAAAGAACTGAAGGACATAAATAATAAACTGGACGACATGGAGAGGGAACTGAAGGAGATGGAGATGAAAATGAAGAAGGAGATTGAGGACTTACTGAACAATGCAAAGAAGAAACTCAGCACTGTGAAGGATACAAAGAAGAAACTGGATGAGACAAAGAATAATCTGCACAAGACAAAGGACAGAATGAAGGTGGTAAAACAGGATCTGAATCTCACAGTGCCGAATCTGCAGGTGTCAGAAAACAATCTAAAACCTTCAGTGAAGGATCTCAATGCCAGAGTGTGGAAACTGGAGGACTCAAGGAGCAATCTGGATGTCACTTTGCAGAAACTTGAGGAAACAGATAACTATCTGGATAGACTGAATGAGGCAGAGAAAAATCTGGAAGCCAAAGTGAAAAGACTGGAGAAGGCAAAGAACAAACTGAATGGCACACTGCAGATACTGGTGGAGACAATTAATGAAGTGAAGGAGACAGAGTGGTGCCTGAAGGAGGCAGAGAACACTCTGAATGCCATCGTGTGTTATCTGAATGACACAGGTAAAGAACTGAAGGACATAAATAATAAACTGGACGGCATGGAGAGGGAACTGAAGGAGATGGAGATGAAAATGAAGAAGGAGATTGAGGACTTACTGAAAAATGCAAACAAGAAACTGGAAAATGTGACGGCGAAACAGAAAGAACTTGACAAAACAATGAAACATGTGCAGAAAATGAAGTTGACAAAGGAGATACTGGTGGAGGCAGGGAGCAATCTGGATGTCACACTGCAGAAACTGCGGCAGAATCTGGTTGCCACAGTGCCTAGACTGGAGAAGACAAAGAAAAATCTGAAAGCCACAGCGCAGATACTGATAGAGGCAAATAGTGAACTGAAGGAGATGGAGAACAATCTGAATGACACAGTGCAGGGCCTGAATGAGATCGAAATTAAACTGAGGGAGTTACAAAGAGAGATTGAAGGacataaatag